The DNA region GGGCCAGTGATCAAGGTCAACAGCAATCAGCGCTACGCCACCAATAGCGAGACAGCAGGCTTCTTCCGCCACCTGTGCATGGCCGAAGAGGTTCCGGTGCAGAGCTTTGTGGTGCGCAGCGACATGGCCTGCGGTTCGACCATTGGACCGATCACCGCCAGCCATCTGGGCATTCGCACGGTCGATATCGGTTTGCCGACGTTTGCCATGCACTCGATTCGTGAACTGGCCGGCAGCCACGACCTGGCGCATCTGGTCAAAGTACTCGGCGCGTTCTATGCCAGTCATGAGCTGCCGTAACTGCTGCTGCCACTGCTGAGACAATCATCGACAACGTGAGGGCGGCCTGCCGCCACCACGTATCGGTGCTGATGCCCGGCAAACGGCCCATTGAAAGAAATAAAAATTGTGCCCGTTACAACGATAAAAAAGATGCTTTTGTCTGTGTCATCCCGAACCACCTGCGTGCACTAAACAGTCATTCGTTTATAAAGGGACTTCATGTCCCGAACCGCATCGACGGACCCTGTCGATGATTCAGTAGTGGAGTGCCCGCATAAAGCTGGCTACTCGACCTCTATCCAGTCATCGTCCTCGTCGGGTTTATCGACAATATCGTCATCTTCGTTCATGTAGTACGGTATGTCGGCTTCAACACCGTTCTCACCCGTTTTGGCAACCAGTTGCCGGTACCTCTTCCCGTCCCAGAGCCTGAAAATCAGCGTTGAGTCTTCTCCAGCCGAGAGCGTCGAGCCTTCACTGCCAATGAGTTTGCTACGAGCGCCTGCCGTCAAGATACTGTTCTTTCCAGCGGTCAATCTGCTTTGGTCTCCCGCCATCAGGGTGCAGTCATGCCCGCCGGTCAGTTTGCTTCTATCGCCGGCGGTCAGATAACTGTTATTACCGGCCAGTAGTTTGCTGCGGTCACCCGCGGTCTGATTACTGTCTGCACCGGCAATCAACCTGCTGCGATCACCTGCCAGCTGTACGCTACCCGCACCGGCAATCAACGTGCTGCGAAAACCTGCTGTCTGCGAGCTGCCCTTGCCGGCGATCAGCATGCTTTTATTTCCAGCGACCTGAATGCTTTCATGGCCTGCAATCAACGAGCTGCCATAACTTGCAATCTGGTTACTGCCGTAACCCGCGGTCAATGTGCTGCGAATGCCCGATGTAAGGCTACTGCCATAACCGGCGATCAAAACACTGCGAAGCCCCGCGATCAGCGTACTGCCATAACCTGCCGTCAGAAAACTTCTGATTCCACTGGTCAGGGAGCTGCCATAACCGGCGATCAACGAGCTATCTTGCCCGGCCGTTGCAGTGCTGCCGTAGCCCGCAGTGAGTGAGCTACCGTACTCTGCGGTCTGGGTACTGCCGTAGCCGGCCGTGAGGGTACTTTTATAGCCTGCTGTCTGCGTACTGCCATAACCCGCGATCAGCGAGCTGGCAAAGCCGGCGGTCGAAGTGCTTCCATAGCCGGTGGTGAGCGAGCTGTTTTCCTGTGCGGTTTGCGTACTGCCGTAACCGGCGGTCAAGGTGCTCTCGTAACCTGCCGTCTGTGTGCTGCCATAACCCGCAATCAACGAACTCGCATAACCGGCGGTGGAGGTGCTTCCATAACCTGTCACCAGGTCACTGCGCTCCTGCGCGGTTTGCGTACTGCCGTAGCCAGCGGTCAACGTGCTCTCGTAGCCTGCTGTCTGTGTACTGCCGTAACCCGCGATCAGCGAGCTGGAATAACCCGCGGTGGAGGTACTTCCGTAACCGGTGGTGAGCGAACTGTTTTCCCGCGCGGTTTGCGTACTGCCATAACCGGTCGTCAACGTGCTCCCGTAACCCGCCGTCTGCGTGCTGCCATAGCCGGCGATCAAGGAACTGGAGTAACCCGCAGTCGATGTGCTTCCATAGCCTGCAACCAGGTCACTGCGCTCCTGTGCCGTCTGTGTACTGCCATAACCGGCGGTCAGGATGCTTTTGAAACCTGCCGTTTGAGTGCTGCCATATCCGGCAATCAGCGAACTGTTTGACCCTGCCGTTGAAGTGCTGCCATAACCTGTAACAAGGTCACTGTGTTCTCGGGCCGTCTGTGTACTGCCATAACCGGCGGTCAGCATGCTTTTGTAGCTCGCGGTCTGGGTGCTGCCATAACCTGCGATCAGCGAACTGCTTGAGCCTGCGGTTGCAGTACTGCCATAACCCGCAATCAGGTCGCTGCCGTCCCTGGCCGTCTGAGTACTCCCATAGCCAGCGGTCAGGATGCTTTTGTGGCCCGCTGTCTGTGTACTCCCGTACCCCGCGATGATGAAGCTCTCATGACCCGCGGTGCCTGTACTTCCATAGCCGGTAGTGAGGTTACTGGCAGCCCCGGCCGTTTGCGTACTGCCGTAGCCTGACGTGAGTACGCTACCCTGCTGTGCGGTCTGGGTACTGCCATAACCTGCCGTGAGCGAGCTTTCACTGCCCGACGTTTGCGTGCTGCCGTAACCGGCGATCAGCGAGCTGTCAGCGCCCGCCGTTCCCGTACTGCCATACCCGGCCGTCAGGGTGCTGCCTTCACGGGCGGTCTGGGTACTGCCATAGCCTGCGGTCAGTGAGCTGTCGCTGCCGGAAGTCTGCGTGCTGCCGTAACCGGCGATCAACGAGCTGTCCGCGCCTGCCGTGCCGGTGCTGCCGTAGCCTGCCGTCAGATTGCTGCCTTCCTGAGCTGTTTGCGTGCTGCCGTAGCCTGCGGTCAGGGCACTGTCCCCGCCTGAGGTTTGTGTACTGCCGTAACCGGCGATCAGCGAGCTGTCGGAACCCGCCGTGCCGGTGCTGCCGTAGCCTGCCGTCAGATTGCTGCCTTCCTGAGCTGTTTGCGTACTGCCATAACCCGCCGTCAGCGAGCTGTCTTCTCCGGAAGTCTGAGTACTGCCGTAACCCGCGATCAACGAACTGTCCGAACCCGCCGTGCCGGTGCTGCCGTAGCCTGCCGTCAGATTGCTGCCTTCCTGAGCCGTCTGCGTGCTGCCATAACCCGCCGTCAGCGAGCTGTCCCCGCCAGAAGTCTGAGTACTGCCGTAACCGGCGATCAACGAGCTGTCCGAACCTGCCGTGCCGGTGCTGCCGTACCCGGCCGTCAGGTTGCTGCCTTCGCGGGCGGTCTGGGTACTGCCGTAACCCGCCGTCAGCGCGCTGTCCCCTCCGGCAGTCTGGGTGCTCCCATAGCCTGCTACCAGCGAGCTGTCGGAGCCGGCGGTTCCTGTACTTCCATAACCGGCAATCAGATCACTGTGGTTGCCAGCGGTCTCGTTACTGCCATAACCGGCAATGAGCCGGCTGTTGTTGTCGCCACTCAACGTGCTGCCGTAAGTGGCGGTCTGCAACGTCTGCGGCGTCGTCACCGGCAGGGTGTTTACTGAGGGGGCAGCCGCGCTGACCAACGCCACATCAAACACTTCATGGCTGGACTGTTCGGCAGCAGATACCGTGACGTTTGCTGCCGAAGGCGTGGGCGTGGGCATTGGTGTCGATGTCGATGATGACGTTGGTGGTGACGTTGGTGGTGTGGATACATGGTCGGCCTGACGTGCCGAAATGAAGTGTGACGCGCTGATCTTGTCACCGACATGAACCACTTCGGCTCGCGGGAACTTGACCATTCCCGGCTCTTCCAGAGCAATGATGTCTGCAACGACGACTTCACAGACAATCCATCGAGCGTCGGCATGCACACTTAGAAAAGCGCTGCTTCCAGCGCCCCACAGTAGACCGACCAGACCATTCTCGTGCCGCCGGGTTGACTGCCAGTATTTGGATTCAACCGTCCCGGAAGCGGGCCATATAAGGCCGCAATGATCGGCCATGTTATTTGCACAGGTCCGCAGCACCAACGCCTTGTCTAGATTCATTACCGCATCCTCATAGATCCTTTAAATAAAAGCAGCTGCACTTATCAAGCATTGCTTTACAGGACAACCGCCATGTCAGCCTTTACGCCACAGCGGAACGACGCACAGGAAATAAACCAACTAACTAGTGCACATCCTTCCGCACTAAAAACCTAACACAGCGAACTAAAAAATATTAATTAATATTAACTTTTCCGTATATTTTTTACAGAAAATTAGAATAATTACTCTGAAAAATATCAGGGCAAAATCGGATTAATCTACGCCCACTCCATAAAAGGCAATAGAAACATTTTCATTAATTTTTTTTGTTAATTAAACGTATTTATTACACAATGCCTATTAAGCCGGCTGTAGACTTCGTGCATCTTAGATAACCGGAATGAGTATTTATTTATAAAAAACAGGCAACTAACGACCGTGCGGGCCGCGCCCGGCAAGAGAGTTTTCAGCACCAGCGCTCAGTCGCCATGCACCTCGGCGCGCACATGAATCGCGTCATGACGCCAGTACTCCAGATCGCAGTCGATCAGCCGGTCTTTGCGGTCGTAATTGACGCGCGCAATGCGCAGCCCTGGGCTGCCGAGGGAAACCTTCAGCGCAGCGGCTGCCTCGGCGTGCAGCGCGGTGGGGACCATATCGAAGCGCACCTGACCGTAGTGAAGGTCATAACACCGTGCATAGAGTTCGGTGAGCGACTGGTTCAGATCGTGTTCGAGGATACCGGGAAACAATTCCGGCCTCAGGTAGTGCTCCACGTACAGCACCAGACGCTGATCGATACGTCGCGCACGACAGATCTGGATCACGCTCGACAGCGCTGGCAGCTCCAACATTTCGCAGATCATCGCCGAAGCCGGTTGCAGACGGGCCGAAAGCAGCTGAGTGTGAGCCACCCTTCCCTGCGCGCAGACCATCGCGTGAAAATGACTGCGCCGAATCAGGTCGTAGGCCAGCCGTGGCGGCGAGATGAACCAGCCGCGCCGCTCCTCGCGATAAATCAGCCCTTGAGCCTCCATTTGCAGGAGGGCCTCACGCAGGGTGATGCGGGTGGTGTCGAACACTTCACTGAGCTTGCGTTCGGCAGGCAGTTTGCTGCCGTGCGGCAACAGGCCATGTTCTATCTGTTCCTGCAAAGCCTTGCAGATGGTGGTTACCGCTCGTGGCACATCTTCGCGCATTCCCGTACCTGTCTGGACTAGACCAGCCCTCTTGCGGGGCACCTGTCAGTGCCATGCCCACTGTGAACTCCATCGCTGCAAGCCTAGGCTGGCGACATGACCGTCCTGTGACATGGTTAATCACAATTCATGCCAAACGGCGCTGAAAACGCCCTGAAACCCTTGTCGGGCAGGCACTTTGCAATGGTCTACGCTTAGCCCGAAGCACTGCCAGGCCACGGGGAAAACGGAATTCTCCGCCCTCCTCGACACGAAAATGTCATGCAACACGCCTAACTTGGCTCAGGTATTGCTGAACTAGACCAAACCATCCGCGATGAACACTTCTGCTAAAGAAGTGCACAGGAGCTCCGAATGAAACATCTTTTGCTGGCATCACTCCTCGGTTCAGCCATGGCAATGAGTTCCCTGGCCATGGCTGCGGACGCAGATCTTAAAACGCTGGAGGCTGCGGCCAAGGCCGAAGGCGCGGTCAATAGCCTTGGCATGCCGGATGACTGGGCAAACTGGGGCGGCATCTGGAAAGACCTGGAAACCAAGTACGGTCTCAAGCACATGGACACCGACATGAGTTCGGCCCAGGAAATTGCCAAGTTCGATGCAGAGAAAGACAACGCCAGTGGTGACATCGGCGACGTCGGTGCAGCGTTCGGCCCGATTGCCGTCGCCAAAGGTGTGACCCAGCCTTACAAGCCCACCACCTGGGAGCAGATCCCGGACTGGGCCAAAGACAAGGAAGGTCACTGGGCGCTGGCCTACACCGGCACCATTGCCTTCATCGTCAACAAGAACCTGTTGCATGGGTCTGAAATACCTAAAACCTGGGCTGACCTGAAAACCGGCAAGTACAAGGTTTCCATTGGCGACGTGAGCACCGCGGCTCAGGCTGCCAACGGTGTGCTGGCAGCCGCCATCGCCATGAAAGGCGACGAAAGCAATATCGAGCCGGGCCTGGCACTGTTCACCGATCTGGCCAAACAAAAGCGCCTGTCGCTCGCCAACCCGACCATTCAGACCATCGAAAAAGGCGAGATCGAGGTCGGCGTGGTCTGGGACTTCAATGGCCTGAGCTACCGGGCCAAGATGGCCAAGCCAGATGATTACGTGGTGCTGATCCCGTCGGATGGCTCGGTGATTTCCGGCTACACCACCATCATCAACAAATACGCCAAACACCCGAACGCCGCCAAACTGGCGCGTGAATACACCTTCAGCGATGCGGGTCAGATCAGGCTGGCAGAAGGCAATGCGCGTCCTATTCGCGCAGAGCACGTCACCATGCCGGAAGACGTGAAAGCCAAGCTGTTGCCGAATGAGCAGTACAAAAATGTAACGCCGATCAAAAACGCAGAAGCATGGGAGAAGACCTCCAAGGCCCTGCCGCAGAAGTGGAACGAGCAGGTCATCATCGAGATGAACTGATCGCCACTACGACTCAGGGATGGAGTCGTATGAAGCGGGCGAGTCACTCTCGCCCGCACTCTTTCGCCCGAGCGAGTCGCCCATGAAACACAACGTTATCCTGATCGTACTCGATGGCCTCAATTACGAAGTGGCCCGCCACGCGATGGGCCACCTTCAAGCCTGGCATGCTGCCGGTCGGGCCGCGCTCTACAAGCTGGAGTGCGAACTGCCCGCCCTGTCGCGTCCTTTATACGAATGCATATTGACCGGTGTCGCGCCCATCGACAGCGGCATCGTGCATAACAACGTCTCACGCCTGTCCAGCCAGCGCAGTGTATTTCACTATGCCCGCGACGCAGGGCTGAGCACGGCTGCGGCGGCTTACCGCTGGGTCAGCGAGCTGTACAACCGCACACCGTTTGACGCAGCACGCGATCGCCACACCGACGCACCCGACCTGCCGATTCAGCACGGGTTGTTTTACTGGGCTGATCACTACCCTGATTCACACCTGTTCGCCGACGCTGAAAGCCTGCGTCTCAGGCACGCACCGAATTTTCTGCTGATCCACCCCATGAATATCGACGACGCCGGGCACAAGCACGGCCTCGACACCGCGCAATACCGCAACACCGCCCGCAGCGCCGACATCATTCTGGCTGACTACCTGCAACGCTGGCTGGATGCGGGCTATCAGGTGCTGGTCACCGCTGACCACGGCATGAACAACGATCGCTCGCACAACGGCCTGCTGCCAGAAGAGCGCGAAGTGCCACTGTTCGTCATTGGTGATGCATTCAGCCTGAATGTCGATGCTGCGCCGCGCCAGACCGAGTTGTGCGGCACGATCTGCGAACTGCTCGGCATCCCTCACGACAAACCGGTCTGTCAGGAGCTTCTCAATTGATCAGCCTATCCCGGGGCAAATGGCTGGGCCTGCTGTGCCTGGTGCCGTTTGCGCTGTTCTTCATCGTGTTTCAGATTGCGCCGCTGTTCTGGGTGGCGATCCACAGCCTGCAAAGCGACGCCGGTTGGGGCCTGGAAAACTTCACCCGGGCGTTCAGCTCGAAGTTCTACCGGCAGGCGATCCAGTACAGCCTCGAGATCAGCT from Pseudomonas syringae includes:
- a CDS encoding Ice nucleation protein — translated: MPTPTPSAANVTVSAAEQSSHEVFDVALVSAAAPSVNTLPVTTPQTLQTATYGSTLSGDNNSRLIAGYGSNETAGNHSDLIAGYGSTGTAGSDSSLVAGYGSTQTAGGDSALTAGYGSTQTAREGSNLTAGYGSTGTAGSDSSLIAGYGSTQTSGGDSSLTAGYGSTQTAQEGSNLTAGYGSTGTAGSDSSLIAGYGSTQTSGEDSSLTAGYGSTQTAQEGSNLTAGYGSTGTAGSDSSLIAGYGSTQTSGGDSALTAGYGSTQTAQEGSNLTAGYGSTGTAGADSSLIAGYGSTQTSGSDSSLTAGYGSTQTAREGSTLTAGYGSTGTAGADSSLIAGYGSTQTSGSESSLTAGYGSTQTAQQGSVLTSGYGSTQTAGAASNLTTGYGSTGTAGHESFIIAGYGSTQTAGHKSILTAGYGSTQTARDGSDLIAGYGSTATAGSSSSLIAGYGSTQTASYKSMLTAGYGSTQTAREHSDLVTGYGSTSTAGSNSSLIAGYGSTQTAGFKSILTAGYGSTQTAQERSDLVAGYGSTSTAGYSSSLIAGYGSTQTAGYGSTLTTGYGSTQTARENSSLTTGYGSTSTAGYSSSLIAGYGSTQTAGYESTLTAGYGSTQTAQERSDLVTGYGSTSTAGYASSLIAGYGSTQTAGYESTLTAGYGSTQTAQENSSLTTGYGSTSTAGFASSLIAGYGSTQTAGYKSTLTAGYGSTQTAEYGSSLTAGYGSTATAGQDSSLIAGYGSSLTSGIRSFLTAGYGSTLIAGLRSVLIAGYGSSLTSGIRSTLTAGYGSNQIASYGSSLIAGHESIQVAGNKSMLIAGKGSSQTAGFRSTLIAGAGSVQLAGDRSRLIAGADSNQTAGDRSKLLAGNNSYLTAGDRSKLTGGHDCTLMAGDQSRLTAGKNSILTAGARSKLIGSEGSTLSAGEDSTLIFRLWDGKRYRQLVAKTGENGVEADIPYYMNEDDDIVDKPDEDDDWIEVE
- a CDS encoding UTRA domain-containing protein; this translates as MREDVPRAVTTICKALQEQIEHGLLPHGSKLPAERKLSEVFDTTRITLREALLQMEAQGLIYREERRGWFISPPRLAYDLIRRSHFHAMVCAQGRVAHTQLLSARLQPASAMICEMLELPALSSVIQICRARRIDQRLVLYVEHYLRPELFPGILEHDLNQSLTELYARCYDLHYGQVRFDMVPTALHAEAAAALKVSLGSPGLRIARVNYDRKDRLIDCDLEYWRHDAIHVRAEVHGD
- a CDS encoding ABC transporter substrate-binding protein, with the protein product MKHLLLASLLGSAMAMSSLAMAADADLKTLEAAAKAEGAVNSLGMPDDWANWGGIWKDLETKYGLKHMDTDMSSAQEIAKFDAEKDNASGDIGDVGAAFGPIAVAKGVTQPYKPTTWEQIPDWAKDKEGHWALAYTGTIAFIVNKNLLHGSEIPKTWADLKTGKYKVSIGDVSTAAQAANGVLAAAIAMKGDESNIEPGLALFTDLAKQKRLSLANPTIQTIEKGEIEVGVVWDFNGLSYRAKMAKPDDYVVLIPSDGSVISGYTTIINKYAKHPNAAKLAREYTFSDAGQIRLAEGNARPIRAEHVTMPEDVKAKLLPNEQYKNVTPIKNAEAWEKTSKALPQKWNEQVIIEMN
- a CDS encoding alkaline phosphatase family protein, with amino-acid sequence MKHNVILIVLDGLNYEVARHAMGHLQAWHAAGRAALYKLECELPALSRPLYECILTGVAPIDSGIVHNNVSRLSSQRSVFHYARDAGLSTAAAAYRWVSELYNRTPFDAARDRHTDAPDLPIQHGLFYWADHYPDSHLFADAESLRLRHAPNFLLIHPMNIDDAGHKHGLDTAQYRNTARSADIILADYLQRWLDAGYQVLVTADHGMNNDRSHNGLLPEEREVPLFVIGDAFSLNVDAAPRQTELCGTICELLGIPHDKPVCQELLN